In Rutidosis leptorrhynchoides isolate AG116_Rl617_1_P2 chromosome 6, CSIRO_AGI_Rlap_v1, whole genome shotgun sequence, the DNA window GACATATACACAATTGATTAAATTATGAGTGAAATCTCAATTAGCTGTGAACCCGACTTCGACAGCCTCCAGCAATGTCAGCCTATTCCAACCCGACTTGGTGCCCCATTAACATAGGACGAAGGGTTTATGAACCATTGTTGCCACTCGACGTTTAGCTTCTTTGACCTTCTAGATATCCATTCGTAACTTTTAACTTGTATTTCGTTGACGATGTTTGGGATGGCGGTTTCCTTATTTTGAAAAACCTTTTGGTTGCGGTATTTCCAAATTACGTACCCGCTCACCCATTCCACGACTTGCCAAATCTCTTTTCCTACCTCACCACGAATGTTGTTCCCTACCCCGTTAAATATTTCTCCAATGCTGAGGTTTGTTGGGTTACCGAAGCTCCACCAACGATATACTCTAACCCAGATCTCGTACGCAAACTTGCACAGGATCATTGCATGCTCGATAGTTTCTAATGAATCGTCACACATTGGACATCGAACCGAGTCGAGATCAATACCACGTTTATCCAATTCAGCGCGTACCGGAATTCTTCTACGTTTTACCCTCCACACAAATACATTTAGGGATTTAGGGACCAATCTGTTAATTTCGGTTTCTACACCAGCAGAGTTATTACCAAACATTTTATTATCAATTAGTTGGGATAAAACCTTGGTGCAGAAAATTCCTTTATCATGAAGGTTCCATTTCCAGACATCACGAGGACCATTGTTGAAGACAGATGCAGTAAAAGTGGCCTGCAGCTCGACAATTTAGCAGCACTTCCGAACCGCTCCACTGAATTCTTTCGCCTATTGTCGCCTCCTTCTCAGATTCTAACCGATAGAGCCTTGCAAATTTTTCTTTAAAGGCTTTGTCACCAATCCAACGATCTTCCCAAAATAAAGTTTCCCTGCCATTACCAATAGATTTCTCGAAAGAATGGTTAAAATTAATGCCACATTTTGTCAAATCCTTGCCTAAGTTAACAATACACCTCCAAGGAGAAGAGTTGTTAAAGCCACGGACTTGACCCGAACCacataccccccccccccccccccaccccaatCCCGCCCGTAGATGCTTGAGATGATTTTGACCCAAAAGGCTTCGGTTTCGGAaagaaacctccaccaccattttcccAACAAAGATCAATTTTTAGCTTTCAATGACCTGATATTTAAGCCCCCGTCCCCATAAGAAAGAATAATATTTTCCCATTTGACCCATGACATTTTATTATATTCGCCCGTCCCGCCCCAAAAGAACTTACGTCGCAAACCTTCGAGTAAATTAATAACACAGGAGGGAGCTCGATAAATGGAGAAGTAATACAACGGTAAGCTACTAAGGATCGATTTAATAAGGGTTAGGCACTGTGatgtcccgtacaaaaccatcgtgtacgaatcatcaacaacatgatcattacaaggtcaaatactatatgctgtttcaaaataagtttgcattcatgaataaaggtgacgttttaaccaacgtcaaatgtttaacaaccaaaagtatgcttctacgaatagcaagcaataatagtacgtgacccatgggtcgttacaaatacatcgtttcaaaagtaatattgtttgaatgcaaaataaatgtttcatgcggtgacatctctaataagcgcagcgggcgtctacaaagcatgactagtacagcggaagcaaacaaaccttaagcacctgagaaaaacatgcttaaaaacgtcaacacaaaggttggtgagctatagtttaagtataacagtaatgtaaggtaggccacgagatttcagtgcttcaacagcgtttcaaaacagtatgaaaagtatatgtataaccgtgggcacttggtaactaacttaacgtaaataacaccccctaaaaatacacttggcgagtgcgtaagtttacgaagtattaaacacccgttaaatgctagtgctactagcccgagtggggatgtcaaaccctatggatccatatctaagattcgcgttcaccggttcaaagaccaatgactaaacgttaccgagctaaggggaaagtttatgccgttgtatcacccacacatatataaagtttaagtactcgtgcctagtatgtaaaacgtaaaatgcgcatgtattctcagttcccaaaatagttaaagtaaaa includes these proteins:
- the LOC139853996 gene encoding uncharacterized protein translates to MFGNNSAGVETEINRLVPKSLNVFVWRVKRRRIPVRAELDKRGIDLDSVRCPMCDDSLETIEHAMILCKFAYEIWVRVYRWWSFGNPTNLSIGEIFNGVGNNIRGEVGKEIWQVVEWVSGYVIWKYRNQKVFQNKETAIPNIVNEIQVKSYEWISRRSKKLNVEWQQWFINPSSYVNGAPSRVGIG